A part of Gramella sp. MAR_2010_147 genomic DNA contains:
- a CDS encoding DegT/DnrJ/EryC1/StrS family aminotransferase — MKKIQMVDLKGQYEGIKDEVNKGMQEILEETSFINGPHVHAFQKELEDYLDVKHVIPCANGTDALQIAMMGLGLKPGDEVITADFTFAATVEVIALLQLTPVLVDVDPQTFNIDPEEIKKAITPNTKAIVPVHLFGQTADMDAIMEIAKEHNLYVIEDNAQAIGADFHSKNGKIQKAGTIGDVAATSFFPSKNLGCYGDGGAIFTNNDELAHTIRGIVNHGMYERYHHDVVGVNSRLDSFQAAVLRAKLKKLDIYNEARKEAALKYSNAFHGNVNIETPVRTGDCDTHVYHQYTLKIKNDKRDALAKYLQEKGIPFGIYYPIPLHRQKAYLDERYKEEDFTVTNQLVKEVISLPMHTEIEDDQIKYITDTILEFLN, encoded by the coding sequence ATGAAAAAGATTCAAATGGTTGACCTTAAGGGTCAATATGAAGGTATAAAAGATGAAGTAAATAAAGGAATGCAGGAAATACTGGAGGAAACTTCCTTTATAAATGGTCCTCATGTTCATGCTTTCCAGAAAGAACTGGAAGATTATTTAGATGTAAAGCACGTAATTCCCTGTGCTAACGGAACTGATGCCCTTCAAATCGCTATGATGGGACTGGGTTTAAAACCGGGAGATGAAGTGATCACTGCCGATTTCACCTTTGCAGCTACCGTTGAAGTCATAGCGTTACTTCAATTAACGCCTGTGCTTGTTGATGTAGATCCCCAAACCTTCAATATTGATCCTGAAGAGATCAAAAAAGCAATAACACCCAATACCAAAGCTATTGTTCCTGTTCATTTATTTGGTCAAACAGCCGATATGGATGCTATTATGGAGATCGCTAAAGAGCATAATTTGTATGTGATTGAAGACAATGCTCAGGCTATAGGTGCCGATTTTCATTCTAAAAATGGAAAAATTCAAAAGGCCGGAACGATTGGAGATGTTGCTGCCACTTCATTTTTTCCGTCTAAAAATTTAGGTTGTTATGGTGATGGGGGTGCTATCTTCACCAATAATGATGAGCTGGCACATACCATTAGAGGAATTGTGAATCACGGCATGTATGAACGTTATCACCATGATGTTGTTGGAGTGAATTCCAGACTGGATAGTTTTCAGGCTGCCGTTTTAAGGGCAAAACTTAAAAAGTTGGATATATATAATGAAGCCAGGAAGGAAGCAGCTTTAAAATATTCGAATGCATTTCATGGAAATGTAAATATAGAAACTCCGGTGAGAACTGGCGATTGTGATACACATGTATACCATCAATATACATTGAAGATCAAAAATGATAAAAGGGATGCACTTGCCAAATACCTTCAGGAAAAAGGAATTCCTTTTGGGATCTATTATCCAATTCCATTACATCGTCAGAAAGCATATCTGGATGAGCGGTATAAGGAAGAAGATTTTACGGTTACCAATCAGTTAGTGAAAGAGGTAATTTCATTACCAATGCACACAGAAATAGAAGATGATCAAATAAAATATATCACCGATACCATTCTTGAATTTTTAAACTGA
- a CDS encoding glycosyltransferase N-terminal domain-containing protein, with amino-acid sequence MHRIYNVLVKLSGVVLKSAGNFSPKLKEFIEGREDLFPKLIKNIDQSKEHIWIHAASLGEFEMAVPVLKMLKEKYPETKTVVSFFSPSGYKNKKKHPLVDHFTYLPLDTPENAEKFIDILQPKMAFFIKYDFWPNFLNKLKERQIRTFLVSGVFRKDQTFFKPYGKWMVPSLKAFEHFFVQNEESKELLNSIGFNNASIGGDTRFDRVAAQIETDNRIDFIEEFKQNSLLVVCGSTWPEDERLITSFINNSSNIKFIIAPHEIKPEKIRKFEALLKIPSIKYSEKEAKGLKDHSVFILDTIGLLGRAYSYADIAYVGGAAGTTGLHNILEPATFGIPIIIGENFDRFLEAERLRQLAGLFSVKNSDEFSAIMTRLCSNTEFREKTGMIAGHFINSNTGATRILQKYL; translated from the coding sequence GTGCATAGAATATACAACGTATTGGTGAAACTAAGCGGAGTCGTTCTTAAATCGGCAGGAAATTTCAGTCCTAAACTAAAAGAATTTATAGAGGGCCGGGAGGATCTTTTTCCCAAATTGATAAAGAACATAGACCAATCTAAGGAGCACATCTGGATACATGCAGCTTCTCTCGGGGAATTCGAAATGGCCGTTCCGGTCTTAAAAATGCTGAAAGAGAAATATCCCGAAACGAAAACTGTGGTTAGTTTTTTTTCACCATCTGGTTATAAGAATAAAAAGAAACATCCATTAGTAGACCATTTTACCTATCTCCCACTGGACACCCCGGAAAATGCCGAAAAATTTATAGATATACTTCAGCCAAAAATGGCATTTTTCATCAAATATGATTTCTGGCCTAATTTCCTGAATAAATTAAAAGAGAGACAAATTAGAACCTTTCTGGTTTCCGGAGTTTTTAGAAAGGACCAGACTTTCTTTAAACCTTATGGAAAATGGATGGTTCCATCTTTAAAAGCTTTTGAGCATTTTTTCGTTCAGAATGAAGAATCTAAAGAGCTATTGAATTCTATTGGTTTTAATAATGCAAGCATAGGTGGCGATACCAGATTTGATCGTGTTGCTGCGCAAATAGAAACTGATAATAGAATTGATTTCATTGAAGAATTTAAACAGAACAGTCTACTTGTGGTTTGTGGCAGTACCTGGCCTGAAGACGAAAGATTAATTACCAGTTTCATAAATAATTCTTCAAATATCAAATTCATCATTGCTCCGCATGAGATCAAACCAGAAAAAATCAGAAAATTTGAAGCCCTATTAAAAATACCGAGTATAAAATATTCTGAAAAGGAAGCTAAAGGTCTCAAAGATCATTCAGTATTCATTCTGGATACTATTGGGTTACTGGGAAGAGCCTATAGTTATGCTGATATTGCCTACGTTGGCGGAGCTGCAGGAACTACGGGACTCCATAATATTCTGGAACCTGCAACCTTTGGAATTCCGATCATTATAGGGGAAAATTTTGATAGATTCCTTGAAGCTGAGCGATTAAGACAGCTGGCTGGACTATTTTCTGTTAAAAATTCTGATGAGTTTTCAGCTATTATGACCAGGCTTTGTTCAAATACTGAATTTAGGGAAAAGACCGGAATGATAGCTGGTCACTTCATTAACAGTAATACCGGTGCCACTCGTATTCTGCAGAAATATCTTTAA
- a CDS encoding LexA family transcriptional regulator translates to MGTPGSIEIKHFKEVREENNFTQSEFASLIGIKNSTADIERGRTKLSGKVVAELLRQFAINPLWLFGESGQKYLKISKGDVSPKVVTVDNADNENIVLVNQKAAAGYPHNVQDVEWYNQLPAFDIPLPEFRNATYRGFQIEGDSMLPDYRPGEWVMGKAVSSIEEASNNRVYVIVMYDSVLVKKLQKMPDPTKVLLISLNEEYLSLEINVHDIQEIWQVNSKLTFNLDNPSNSGLFQELQQSMNELRRELKSFKQ, encoded by the coding sequence ATGGGCACACCTGGATCTATAGAGATCAAGCACTTTAAAGAAGTACGTGAAGAGAACAATTTTACACAGTCTGAATTTGCCAGTTTAATCGGTATAAAAAATTCCACTGCAGATATAGAACGTGGAAGAACCAAGCTGTCTGGTAAAGTAGTTGCAGAATTGCTTCGTCAATTTGCAATTAATCCTCTGTGGTTATTTGGAGAAAGCGGGCAGAAGTACCTGAAAATTTCTAAAGGAGATGTAAGCCCTAAAGTGGTGACCGTAGATAATGCCGATAATGAAAATATTGTTCTTGTAAATCAAAAGGCAGCAGCAGGCTATCCTCATAATGTTCAGGATGTTGAATGGTATAATCAATTACCGGCCTTTGATATTCCTCTTCCGGAATTCCGGAATGCGACTTACAGAGGTTTTCAAATTGAGGGAGATAGTATGTTGCCAGATTACAGGCCGGGAGAATGGGTGATGGGAAAAGCCGTTTCCAGTATAGAAGAGGCTAGTAATAACAGGGTTTATGTTATCGTAATGTATGATTCAGTACTGGTGAAGAAGCTTCAAAAAATGCCAGATCCCACCAAGGTCTTGTTGATTTCCCTGAATGAAGAATATCTTTCCTTGGAGATCAATGTTCATGATATACAGGAGATATGGCAGGTAAATTCTAAACTTACTTTTAATCTGGATAACCCATCTAATAGTGGGTTATTTCAGGAGTTACAGCAATCTATGAATGAACTTAGGAGAGAATTAAAATCTTTTAAGCAATAA
- a CDS encoding heavy metal translocating P-type ATPase, whose product MSGHNHGCCEPHNDGIFGDKTELILAISSGVFLLTGFLLDNFSEFNFIYILIPYLISYGFGGYYTLKEAVQEISKGKFQIDFLMLIAAVGAALLDKWAEGALLLFLFSLGHALEHLAMAKARKSIESLTNLSPKVALRKEGDDFVEVNIGKLKIGDLIRIRPNSTVSADGVLINGSTSINQAPITGESIPVDKEPIRDNNIEFTSFEEIPERSRVYAGTINGNSSIEIKVIKESQDSTLNRLITMVQEAQEKKSPTQLLTDKFEKFYVPGVLILIILLNFAFLIVDETWQDSFYRSMAALVAASPCALAISTPSAVLSGIARAAKGGVLIKGGKPLEDLGTLRALAFDKTGTLTEGKPEMTDVVLLNGLSNDEFLQKVVALESSSNHPLAKAVVRDGKAKITILNGLPEVSNSEAIQGKGIKGMVNGETIRIGNLELYEEISEVPLEIQQKIKVLEKEGKTVMLVQNNNEFSGILALMDTPRKSAKPTLSKLKKIGIRKMVMLTGDNQEVANAVASEIGLTDAYGNLLPEEKVERIKKLEKEESKIAMVGDGVNDAPAMANSTVGIAMGAAGSDVALETADVALMADKLEILPFAIALSRKAQQIVKQNLWISLGVVALLLPATIFGWANIGIAVVFHEGSTIVVVLNALRLLAFKDKYSNI is encoded by the coding sequence ATGTCTGGACATAATCATGGGTGTTGTGAACCTCATAATGATGGAATATTTGGAGATAAAACAGAACTTATCCTTGCAATTTCCAGTGGAGTATTCTTATTAACAGGTTTTTTGCTGGATAACTTCAGTGAATTCAACTTTATATACATTCTTATTCCTTATTTGATCTCTTATGGCTTTGGAGGTTACTATACATTAAAGGAGGCTGTCCAGGAAATTTCTAAAGGGAAATTTCAGATAGATTTTCTAATGCTGATAGCTGCGGTAGGCGCGGCTCTTTTAGATAAATGGGCTGAAGGAGCCTTGTTGCTTTTTCTATTTAGCCTGGGGCATGCACTGGAACATCTTGCAATGGCGAAAGCTAGAAAATCTATTGAATCTCTTACTAATCTCTCTCCAAAGGTCGCATTAAGAAAAGAAGGGGATGATTTTGTTGAAGTAAATATTGGGAAATTAAAGATCGGAGATTTGATAAGGATCAGGCCAAATTCTACTGTAAGTGCTGATGGGGTTCTTATTAATGGAAGCACGAGTATTAACCAGGCACCCATTACAGGAGAAAGTATTCCGGTAGATAAAGAACCAATCAGGGATAATAATATCGAATTCACATCTTTTGAAGAAATTCCTGAAAGAAGTAGAGTGTATGCGGGGACTATTAATGGGAACAGCAGCATAGAGATAAAGGTAATAAAGGAATCTCAGGATTCAACTTTGAACAGGCTTATTACAATGGTTCAGGAAGCGCAGGAAAAGAAATCACCAACGCAACTCTTAACCGATAAGTTTGAGAAATTTTATGTGCCGGGAGTGCTTATATTGATCATACTTTTGAATTTTGCCTTTCTTATAGTAGACGAAACGTGGCAGGATAGTTTTTATCGTTCTATGGCAGCGCTGGTAGCTGCTAGTCCCTGTGCATTGGCTATTTCAACCCCCTCAGCGGTATTAAGCGGAATTGCCAGAGCAGCGAAGGGAGGCGTGCTAATAAAAGGAGGGAAGCCATTAGAAGACCTGGGAACTCTACGGGCTCTGGCTTTTGATAAAACAGGAACGCTAACCGAGGGAAAACCAGAAATGACCGATGTTGTTCTTTTAAATGGTCTCTCCAATGATGAGTTTCTTCAGAAAGTAGTTGCACTGGAAAGTTCCAGTAATCACCCTTTAGCCAAAGCTGTAGTTCGGGATGGGAAAGCTAAAATTACAATACTTAACGGACTTCCTGAAGTTTCAAATTCTGAAGCAATTCAGGGTAAAGGAATTAAAGGGATGGTCAATGGCGAAACGATTCGTATAGGAAATTTGGAGTTATATGAAGAAATTTCTGAAGTTCCTCTAGAGATACAACAAAAAATAAAAGTCCTTGAGAAAGAAGGTAAAACGGTAATGCTTGTTCAGAATAATAATGAATTCAGCGGGATTCTGGCTTTGATGGATACTCCAAGAAAATCTGCCAAACCTACCCTGTCGAAACTTAAAAAGATAGGTATTCGAAAAATGGTCATGCTCACAGGAGATAACCAGGAAGTTGCCAATGCCGTTGCTTCTGAAATAGGATTAACCGATGCCTATGGAAATTTACTGCCAGAAGAAAAGGTAGAGCGTATTAAAAAACTTGAAAAGGAAGAATCAAAGATCGCAATGGTAGGGGATGGAGTAAATGATGCTCCGGCAATGGCAAATAGTACGGTTGGAATTGCAATGGGTGCTGCCGGCAGTGATGTGGCCCTGGAGACTGCAGATGTTGCTCTAATGGCAGATAAGCTGGAAATCCTTCCTTTTGCAATAGCCCTGAGTAGAAAGGCACAGCAAATCGTGAAACAGAATTTATGGATTAGTCTTGGTGTGGTAGCCCTGCTATTACCTGCAACAATTTTTGGATGGGCCAATATTGGGATCGCTGTTGTGTTTCATGAAGGGTCTACCATTGTGGTGGTTCTTAATGCATTACGCTTACTTGCCTTTAAAGATAAGTACAGCAATATTTAA
- a CDS encoding transcriptional repressor, translated as MNKIEQVLQDHHIRPTAIRLLMYKFLNERNVAVTLNDIESGFDKSERTTLYRTIKTFEKHGLVHQIDDGTGVAKYALDEPEQGTGGSQDLHLHFHCTNCNETICLTDHKIPHISLPKGFVTQDMNLVLKGSCDKCSTD; from the coding sequence ATGAATAAAATAGAGCAGGTTTTACAGGATCATCATATACGTCCTACGGCTATACGACTTCTTATGTACAAATTTCTAAATGAAAGAAATGTTGCCGTAACTCTGAATGATATAGAATCGGGTTTTGATAAATCTGAACGTACTACCCTCTATCGCACTATTAAAACTTTTGAAAAGCACGGGCTCGTACATCAAATTGATGATGGTACGGGTGTTGCTAAATATGCTTTGGACGAACCTGAACAAGGTACAGGCGGCTCTCAAGATCTCCATCTTCACTTTCACTGCACAAATTGCAATGAAACAATTTGTCTTACCGATCATAAAATCCCGCATATTAGTTTGCCAAAGGGTTTTGTTACTCAGGATATGAACCTTGTTTTAAAAGGTTCCTGCGATAAATGCAGTACTGATTAA
- a CDS encoding zinc-dependent metalloprotease, giving the protein MIKKILLMGTLAVFSVGCKTSQIPESTPKPEKKESDLKEYSKVITSEAQSDEGLFTTHFVDDKLYFEIPMELLEKDMLLVSRIAGVPSGFGGGYMNAGSKVNEQVVRWVKRNGNIDMKVISFENQSDEESPIYQSVQANNFFPILFSSKIQAWSKDSTSVVIDAGALFEEEVDAINGVSANLRKRYKVKKLDKNRSYIESANSYPKNIEIKHVMTYEAETPPERDQAGTISMLLNQSMILLPENKMQPRLADYRVGWFSIDKYNYDSDELKADDYEIIRRWKLVPKDIEAYKRGELVEPEDPIVYYLDPATPKKWRPYFKKGIEDWNVAFEKAGFKNAIIAKDPPTKEEDPEFSPEDVRYSVVRYVASTTRNAVGPSVTDPRTGEIIESDIIWYHNHLRSYRNRFMIEAGAQNKNARTLNTPEKEIGEMMRMVIAHEVGHALGLPHNMKASSAYPTDSLRSAEFTQKYGLTPSIMDYARVNYVAQPGDEDVRYIRMMGPYDLYAINWGYRFLPEAASAQEEKSTLDKWILDKAGDPVYEFGNGYSGADPQSQRESLGDDQVKASEYGIANLKKAVPNLIEWTSKDGYAYDDLEEVYRELSYMWRGYISHVITNVGGVYETRKTSDQSGAVYEPVPAEIQKKAVKFLNNEAFSTPSWMLDQELLSRIEISKARERIQSLQTRALENLLEKDRLKRMIANEETAEKSVYTTIEMLDDLRENIFSELYSTRKTDAYRRNLQRSFVDVAASYVKQLESRENDEVLKSDIMALMRGELNQLKRDLNRLKNRGNHSLTKYHWNDLVARIDEAILIDS; this is encoded by the coding sequence ATGATCAAGAAGATACTCCTAATGGGAACGCTTGCAGTTTTTAGTGTCGGTTGCAAGACTTCTCAAATCCCTGAATCGACACCAAAACCTGAAAAAAAGGAATCAGATTTAAAAGAATATTCCAAAGTTATTACCAGTGAGGCCCAAAGTGATGAAGGTCTATTTACTACTCATTTCGTAGATGATAAATTGTATTTCGAAATTCCAATGGAGCTGCTGGAGAAAGATATGTTGCTGGTTAGCCGTATTGCCGGTGTACCCTCAGGCTTTGGCGGAGGTTATATGAATGCCGGCTCTAAAGTAAATGAGCAGGTTGTACGATGGGTAAAGCGAAATGGAAACATAGATATGAAGGTGATCAGTTTTGAAAACCAAAGTGATGAAGAATCACCTATCTATCAATCTGTTCAGGCGAATAATTTTTTTCCAATTTTATTCAGTTCCAAAATACAGGCCTGGAGCAAGGACTCCACCAGCGTGGTGATTGATGCAGGAGCTTTATTTGAAGAGGAAGTAGATGCAATTAATGGCGTTTCAGCAAATCTTCGGAAAAGGTACAAGGTGAAAAAACTTGATAAGAATAGATCTTATATTGAATCTGCTAATTCCTACCCGAAAAATATTGAGATAAAGCATGTGATGACTTATGAAGCTGAAACTCCGCCAGAACGAGATCAGGCAGGTACGATTTCCATGCTATTAAATCAATCGATGATCTTGTTGCCTGAAAATAAGATGCAGCCAAGACTGGCCGATTATAGGGTAGGCTGGTTTAGTATTGATAAATATAATTATGATTCAGATGAATTGAAGGCAGATGATTATGAGATCATTCGTCGCTGGAAGCTGGTTCCAAAAGATATAGAAGCATATAAGAGAGGGGAGCTTGTAGAGCCTGAAGATCCAATTGTATATTATCTTGATCCCGCTACCCCAAAAAAATGGCGACCTTATTTTAAGAAAGGGATTGAAGACTGGAATGTGGCGTTTGAGAAAGCAGGCTTCAAAAATGCAATTATTGCCAAGGATCCACCCACCAAAGAAGAAGATCCCGAATTCAGCCCGGAGGATGTAAGATATTCGGTAGTGAGATATGTTGCCAGTACTACCAGAAATGCAGTGGGGCCATCGGTTACAGATCCTCGTACCGGAGAGATTATTGAAAGTGATATTATTTGGTATCACAACCACCTTAGATCTTACAGAAACCGTTTTATGATTGAGGCCGGGGCTCAAAATAAGAATGCCAGGACTCTGAATACTCCTGAAAAGGAAATAGGAGAGATGATGCGAATGGTCATAGCTCATGAGGTGGGACATGCCCTGGGACTTCCTCACAATATGAAAGCCAGTTCAGCTTATCCTACAGATTCATTAAGATCGGCTGAATTTACTCAGAAATATGGCCTCACTCCTTCTATTATGGATTATGCGCGGGTAAATTATGTAGCGCAGCCTGGAGATGAAGACGTAAGATACATAAGGATGATGGGCCCTTATGATCTTTATGCAATTAACTGGGGCTACAGGTTTCTACCGGAGGCAGCTTCTGCACAGGAAGAAAAATCTACGTTAGATAAATGGATTCTGGATAAAGCAGGTGATCCTGTCTATGAATTTGGAAATGGATATTCTGGAGCAGATCCCCAGTCACAAAGAGAAAGTTTAGGTGATGATCAGGTGAAGGCGAGTGAGTATGGAATTGCAAACCTTAAAAAGGCGGTGCCCAATCTTATCGAGTGGACATCAAAAGATGGATATGCTTACGATGACCTTGAGGAGGTTTACCGTGAGCTAAGTTATATGTGGAGAGGTTATATTTCTCACGTCATCACTAATGTTGGAGGAGTGTATGAAACTCGTAAGACTTCAGATCAGTCTGGGGCGGTGTATGAACCGGTGCCTGCAGAAATTCAGAAGAAAGCAGTAAAGTTTCTGAATAATGAAGCTTTTAGTACGCCTTCCTGGATGCTGGATCAGGAACTTTTAAGTAGAATTGAGATTTCAAAAGCGAGAGAAAGAATTCAGTCGTTGCAAACCCGCGCATTGGAAAATTTACTGGAAAAAGACCGGCTAAAAAGGATGATCGCTAATGAAGAAACCGCAGAGAAGTCTGTTTATACCACGATAGAAATGCTTGACGATCTTCGTGAAAACATTTTCAGCGAGTTATATAGTACTCGTAAAACAGATGCTTATCGCAGAAATTTACAGCGATCTTTTGTAGATGTGGCCGCTTCTTATGTAAAACAACTTGAAAGTCGTGAAAATGATGAAGTTCTTAAATCTGATATTATGGCGCTTATGAGAGGTGAATTAAATCAGCTTAAAAGAGACCTTAACAGGTTAAAAAATCGCGGAAATCATTCTCTTACTAAATATCATTGGAATGATCTTGTAGCGAGAATTGACGAAGCGATATTAATAGATAGCTAG
- a CDS encoding phage integrase SAM-like domain-containing protein — protein sequence MATIYFLYRSTRKTAPLTVRLQDHDQKGKKFQFQAKTQFEVSKVYWEQTRHKKRNVSATDKKEISEVNKELSKIENYLIGKFKEEKPEPNQKDWLKETIYTFYNPQKDEQKSDLIIDCIQHVIDTAGTRENSRGGLGLSKSREKSYSNLLNVFKKFQGNKKYKIKDVDINFGKRFLNWLLNEQNYSEGYARKKIDDLKSVCADAEVNGIETSPQLKKVKGGKTTNDYIIYLSPSELRKIEKTKLVSEALQNVRKWLLLGCNIGQRGGDLLNITQENFIVRNGLELIELKQQKTGKNVTIPVLPKTKEILKKGLPYKIAIQNFNNGLKELCKIAEINEYIPGAKIAMVNEKGEELPKNENGKYIGKGKKRKITGEFPKHELITSHVCRRSFATNQYGILPTPLIMQTTAHSTEKQFYGYIGKSSMDYAQQIADFYAKQNAKEKKEPHLNVIKNASNE from the coding sequence ATGGCAACCATTTATTTTTTATACCGATCTACGCGAAAAACAGCACCTTTAACCGTTCGGCTTCAAGACCACGACCAAAAAGGCAAAAAATTCCAATTTCAGGCAAAAACGCAATTTGAAGTTTCAAAAGTTTATTGGGAACAAACCCGGCATAAAAAAAGAAATGTAAGTGCAACCGATAAAAAAGAAATTTCCGAAGTCAATAAGGAACTATCTAAAATTGAAAACTACCTAATTGGGAAATTCAAAGAAGAAAAGCCAGAACCCAACCAAAAAGACTGGTTAAAAGAAACAATTTACACTTTCTACAACCCTCAAAAAGACGAACAGAAGAGCGATCTTATAATAGATTGTATTCAGCACGTTATAGATACGGCAGGAACCCGCGAAAATTCTAGAGGTGGTTTAGGATTATCAAAGAGCCGGGAAAAATCATATAGCAACCTCCTAAACGTATTTAAAAAGTTTCAAGGCAATAAGAAATATAAAATTAAAGATGTAGATATAAACTTTGGCAAAAGGTTTCTAAACTGGCTATTAAACGAACAGAACTACTCAGAAGGTTATGCACGAAAAAAGATTGACGATCTTAAATCTGTTTGTGCAGATGCTGAGGTAAATGGAATTGAAACCAGTCCACAACTAAAAAAGGTGAAAGGCGGAAAAACTACAAATGATTATATTATCTATTTAAGCCCCTCAGAACTTAGAAAGATAGAAAAAACTAAGTTAGTTAGCGAAGCACTGCAAAACGTTCGTAAATGGCTTTTATTAGGCTGTAATATTGGGCAAAGAGGTGGTGATCTTTTAAATATTACTCAGGAAAATTTTATTGTTAGGAATGGTTTAGAGTTAATCGAACTCAAACAACAAAAAACAGGAAAAAATGTTACTATTCCAGTCCTACCCAAAACCAAAGAAATTTTAAAAAAAGGATTACCCTATAAAATTGCAATTCAAAATTTTAATAATGGTTTAAAGGAATTGTGCAAGATTGCTGAAATAAATGAATACATACCAGGCGCAAAGATTGCTATGGTAAATGAAAAGGGGGAAGAATTGCCTAAAAACGAAAACGGCAAATATATAGGCAAAGGAAAAAAGAGAAAGATCACAGGGGAATTTCCTAAACACGAATTAATTACTTCACACGTTTGCAGGCGATCATTTGCAACCAATCAATACGGCATATTACCAACTCCTTTAATAATGCAGACAACCGCCCACAGCACGGAAAAACAGTTTTACGGCTATATAGGTAAATCTTCTATGGACTATGCTCAACAAATTGCAGATTTCTACGCAAAACAAAACGCCAAAGAGAAAAAGGAACCTCATCTAAATGTAATTAAAAATGCTTCAAATGAATAA
- a CDS encoding helix-turn-helix domain-containing protein: protein MSNVTQLHNTTPEKLQESILNGIQAQLNDLKKSYQPKEPEEYLTRAEVSKLLKVDISTVHNWTKAGKLQRHGLGKRVYYKRSEIEKAIIQL from the coding sequence ATGAGCAATGTAACTCAACTCCACAACACGACCCCTGAGAAACTTCAGGAATCAATTTTAAACGGCATACAAGCCCAATTAAACGACTTAAAGAAGTCTTACCAACCCAAAGAGCCAGAAGAATATTTGACGCGTGCTGAGGTCTCAAAACTACTTAAAGTAGATATTTCTACTGTTCACAACTGGACTAAAGCCGGTAAATTACAAAGGCATGGACTTGGTAAAAGAGTCTATTATAAAAGATCTGAAATAGAGAAAGCAATTATTCAACTTTAA
- a CDS encoding SOS response-associated peptidase family protein codes for MCYQKSLNQFQDNLTRYMDKPPYINTHFEAYNMNDGFTHDNIYIIPMEEPGNWFSASWGLVPDWFRGEREEFYNNRKYNTLNARDDKVYESNSYRNAIKERRCLIFCDGFFEPHHYNSESQPYFCYLNESDNYKNRSIFMFAGIYSKDNNDNYSASLITTDANLLFEKIHNKAKRMPLVLDRKYENDWINQNQSDSIIKGIMQEGFTQKTFTGHPVMNYRKKVNQEKKYTDEVIEPVEPIEAGLI; via the coding sequence ATGTGCTACCAGAAATCACTTAATCAATTTCAAGATAATTTAACTAGATATATGGATAAACCTCCATACATCAATACCCATTTTGAGGCATATAACATGAATGATGGTTTTACACATGATAATATATATATTATTCCTATGGAAGAACCTGGAAATTGGTTTTCGGCATCTTGGGGATTAGTACCTGATTGGTTTAGAGGGGAAAGAGAAGAATTCTATAATAACAGAAAATACAATACTCTGAATGCAAGAGATGATAAAGTTTATGAATCAAACTCCTACAGAAATGCTATTAAAGAAAGAAGGTGTTTAATATTTTGTGATGGATTTTTTGAACCTCATCATTATAATAGTGAATCTCAACCCTACTTCTGTTATTTGAATGAGAGTGACAATTATAAAAATAGATCAATTTTTATGTTTGCTGGTATTTACTCTAAGGACAATAATGATAATTATTCTGCAAGTTTAATAACTACAGATGCAAACCTATTATTCGAAAAAATTCATAATAAGGCAAAAAGAATGCCTTTAGTTTTAGACAGGAAATATGAAAATGATTGGATAAACCAAAATCAAAGTGATTCAATTATCAAGGGGATAATGCAAGAAGGATTTACACAAAAAACTTTTACAGGTCATCCGGTAATGAATTATCGGAAAAAAGTAAATCAAGAAAAGAAATATACTGATGAAGTTATTGAACCTGTTGAACCTATAGAAGCCGGATTAATTTAG